A genomic stretch from Desulfolutivibrio sulfodismutans DSM 3696 includes:
- the tuf gene encoding elongation factor Tu, with amino-acid sequence MGKAKFERNKPHVNIGTIGHIDHGKTTLTAAITRLASMKGFGEYIPFDQIDKAPEEKERGITIATAHVEYQTDKRHYAHVDCPGHADYIKNMITGAAQMDGGILVVAATDGPMPQTREHILLARQVGVPQLVVFMNKVDLVDDPELLELVELEVRELLTKYGFPGDDVPVIKGSALKALEADDIKSPDAAPIFELLDACDAFIPEPKRDIEKPFLMPIEDVFSISGRGTVVTGRVERGTVTVGEEVEIVGIKTTVKTTCTGVEMFRKILDKGMAGDNVGVLLRGVKRDDVERGQVLAKPGSITPHRKFKAEVYILTKEEGGRHTPFFTGYRPQFYFRTTDITGVVTLNEGVEMVMPGDNATFNVEMIAPIAMETGLRFAIREGGRTVGAGVVSEIVE; translated from the coding sequence ATGGGCAAGGCGAAATTCGAGCGCAACAAGCCGCATGTCAACATCGGCACCATCGGCCACATCGACCACGGCAAGACCACGCTGACCGCAGCCATCACCCGGCTGGCCAGCATGAAGGGTTTTGGCGAATACATTCCCTTCGACCAGATCGACAAGGCCCCGGAGGAGAAGGAACGCGGCATCACCATCGCCACGGCCCATGTGGAATATCAGACCGACAAGCGCCACTATGCCCATGTGGACTGCCCGGGCCACGCCGACTACATCAAGAACATGATCACCGGCGCTGCCCAGATGGACGGCGGCATCCTGGTGGTGGCGGCCACCGATGGCCCCATGCCCCAGACCCGGGAGCACATCCTTTTGGCCCGTCAGGTGGGCGTGCCCCAGTTGGTGGTGTTCATGAACAAGGTCGACCTGGTGGACGACCCGGAGCTTTTGGAGCTGGTGGAGCTTGAAGTGCGTGAGCTTCTGACCAAGTACGGCTTCCCCGGCGACGACGTCCCGGTCATCAAGGGCAGCGCGCTCAAGGCCCTGGAGGCGGACGACATCAAGAGCCCCGATGCGGCCCCGATCTTTGAGCTGCTCGATGCCTGCGACGCGTTTATTCCCGAGCCCAAGCGCGACATCGAGAAGCCGTTCCTGATGCCCATTGAAGACGTGTTCTCCATCTCTGGCCGGGGCACCGTGGTCACCGGACGTGTGGAGCGCGGCACCGTGACGGTTGGCGAGGAAGTGGAGATCGTGGGCATCAAGACCACGGTCAAGACCACCTGCACGGGCGTGGAAATGTTCCGCAAGATTCTGGACAAGGGCATGGCCGGCGACAACGTGGGCGTGCTGCTTCGCGGCGTCAAGCGCGACGATGTGGAGCGCGGCCAGGTGTTGGCCAAGCCGGGTTCGATCACCCCGCACCGGAAGTTCAAGGCCGAGGTGTACATCCTGACCAAGGAAGAGGGCGGCCGCCACACCCCGTTTTTCACCGGATATCGTCCGCAGTTCTACTTCCGGACCACGGACATCACCGGCGTGGTGACCCTGAACGAGGGCGTTGAAATGGTCATGCCCGGCGACAACGCCACGTTCAATGTTGAAATGATCGCCCCCATCGCCATGGAAACGGGCCTGCGCTTCGCCATTCGCGAAGGCGGCCGGACCGTTGGCGCGGGCGTCGTCTCGGAAATCGTGGAGTAA
- the secE gene encoding preprotein translocase subunit SecE: MVTKKTETDETAHKPAPAKADQAKGGKASAKAKPAGAKGEQGATGSPLKGKIEQSREFFEQAKAELKKVTWPTRKETVSTGIAVLILVLVMSIFLGLVDLGLARLVEFILA; this comes from the coding sequence ATGGTCACAAAGAAGACGGAAACGGACGAGACGGCGCACAAGCCCGCGCCAGCCAAGGCTGATCAGGCCAAGGGCGGCAAGGCTTCGGCCAAGGCCAAGCCTGCCGGGGCCAAGGGCGAACAGGGTGCGACCGGCTCTCCGCTGAAGGGAAAGATCGAGCAGTCCCGCGAGTTCTTCGAGCAGGCCAAGGCGGAACTCAAAAAGGTCACCTGGCCCACACGCAAGGAGACCGTCAGCACCGGCATCGCCGTGTTGATCCTGGTTCTGGTCATGTCCATCTTCCTGGGCCTTGTGGACCTGGGATTGGCCAGACTTGTGGAATTCATTCTCGCGTAA
- a CDS encoding A/G-specific adenine glycosylase, translating into MSFTARLLSWYAANSRPLPWRENPTPYRVLVSEVMLQQTQAARAAVYFQRFVARFPDFSSLADADPDQVLKLWEGLGYYSRARNLQAAAKIIAGRGVFPDTLEGIAALPGVGPYTAGAVAALALGLDHAAVDANVERVLSRSHDIDAPIKERQGRERVRELAAALLPPGRAGDFFQALMELGEVVCRPKNPACGLCPVADLCQARHLGIVAERPVRAKGKSIELITVATAVFRCQGLIFIQRRRPGGAWGNLWEFPGGRVEAGEAPEDAAVRELSEETGFSARVEAPLGVIRHGYTTYRVTLHCYLLAPADPTLPGLPFPVLTAAVESRWASLADLDGLAFPAGHRKLIDSLRADLRFF; encoded by the coding sequence ATGAGCTTCACCGCGCGCCTTCTGTCCTGGTATGCGGCCAATAGCCGCCCCCTGCCCTGGCGGGAGAACCCCACCCCCTACCGGGTGCTGGTCTCCGAGGTCATGTTGCAGCAGACCCAGGCTGCCCGGGCCGCCGTCTATTTCCAGCGGTTCGTGGCCCGCTTCCCGGATTTTTCCTCCCTAGCCGACGCCGATCCCGACCAGGTGCTGAAATTGTGGGAGGGCCTGGGCTATTACTCCCGGGCCAGGAACCTCCAGGCGGCGGCGAAGATCATCGCCGGGCGCGGCGTCTTCCCGGACACCCTGGAGGGCATCGCCGCCCTGCCCGGGGTCGGCCCCTATACCGCCGGGGCCGTGGCCGCCCTGGCCCTGGGGTTGGACCATGCCGCCGTGGACGCCAACGTGGAGCGGGTGCTGTCCCGCAGCCACGACATCGACGCCCCCATCAAGGAGCGCCAGGGCCGGGAACGGGTCCGGGAGCTGGCCGCCGCCCTGCTCCCCCCTGGCCGGGCCGGAGACTTCTTCCAGGCCCTCATGGAGCTTGGAGAGGTGGTCTGCCGTCCCAAAAATCCGGCCTGCGGCCTGTGCCCCGTGGCCGACCTGTGCCAGGCCAGGCATCTGGGCATCGTGGCCGAACGCCCGGTGCGCGCCAAGGGCAAATCCATCGAACTGATCACCGTGGCCACGGCGGTCTTTCGCTGCCAGGGGCTTATTTTCATCCAGCGTCGGCGTCCCGGCGGAGCCTGGGGCAACCTGTGGGAATTCCCCGGCGGCCGGGTGGAGGCGGGCGAGGCCCCCGAGGACGCCGCCGTGCGCGAGCTTTCCGAAGAAACGGGCTTTTCGGCCCGCGTCGAGGCCCCCCTGGGGGTCATCCGGCACGGCTACACCACCTACCGGGTGACGCTGCACTGCTACCTGCTGGCCCCGGCCGATCCTACCCTCCCGGGCCTGCCCTTCCCGGTCCTGACCGCCGCCGTGGAATCGCGCTGGGCCAGCCTGGCCGACCTGGACGGCCTGGCCTTTCCCGCCGGGCATCGCAAGCTGATCGATTCCCTGCGCGCGGATTTGCGCTTTTTCTGA
- the rplJ gene encoding 50S ribosomal protein L10: protein MLKARKSEIIEVLRAKADRAGIAVVTDFKGLTAEELTDLRVKLRAAGVDYQVVKNTLARKAVQGGTHEALAVHFKENCAVAFGYDDPVAAAKVLVDYAKTSKKFAIRLASLSGKIIDEQGVKNLSTLPGKPELLATLLGTMNAVPTNFVGLFANMIRGLLYALNGVKEKKEAA, encoded by the coding sequence GTGCTCAAAGCGCGAAAGAGCGAGATCATCGAAGTGCTGCGCGCCAAGGCGGACCGGGCCGGGATTGCGGTGGTCACCGACTTCAAGGGGCTTACGGCCGAGGAGTTGACCGATTTGCGCGTCAAGCTTCGGGCTGCAGGCGTTGATTACCAGGTTGTGAAGAACACCCTGGCCCGAAAAGCGGTGCAAGGCGGAACCCACGAGGCATTGGCCGTTCACTTCAAGGAAAACTGCGCTGTGGCGTTCGGATATGACGATCCGGTCGCGGCCGCAAAAGTCCTGGTGGATTACGCCAAGACAAGCAAGAAGTTCGCCATCCGTTTGGCGAGTTTGTCCGGAAAGATCATCGACGAGCAAGGCGTCAAGAATCTCTCCACATTGCCGGGCAAACCCGAGCTTCTGGCTACTCTCCTGGGCACCATGAACGCCGTACCCACCAATTTCGTCGGCCTGTTCGCGAACATGATCCGCGGACTCTTGTATGCCTTAAACGGCGTCAAGGAAAAAAAGGAAGCCGCCTAG
- the rplK gene encoding 50S ribosomal protein L11 codes for MAKKITAKIKLQIPAGAANPSPPVGPALGQHGVNIMEFCKAFNARTMEQKGMITPVVITVYADRSFTFITKTPPAAVLLLKAAKIDKGSGEPNKTKVGKVTKEQIEEIARTKLPDMTANELDAACRTIAGTARSMGLEIAN; via the coding sequence ATGGCCAAGAAAATCACCGCCAAAATTAAGCTCCAGATTCCTGCCGGGGCAGCCAACCCCTCGCCGCCGGTCGGTCCCGCCCTCGGCCAGCACGGCGTGAACATCATGGAGTTCTGCAAGGCGTTCAACGCCCGGACCATGGAGCAAAAGGGCATGATCACCCCGGTGGTCATCACCGTGTATGCCGACCGCTCCTTTACCTTTATCACCAAGACGCCGCCTGCGGCCGTGCTTTTGCTGAAAGCGGCCAAGATCGACAAGGGGTCGGGTGAGCCGAACAAGACCAAGGTCGGCAAGGTCACCAAGGAGCAGATCGAAGAGATCGCCCGGACCAAGTTGCCGGATATGACCGCCAATGAGCTGGATGCCGCCTGTCGCACCATCGCTGGTACCGCCCGCAGCATGGGGCTTGAGATCGCCAACTGA
- the nusG gene encoding transcription termination/antitermination protein NusG, with product MTNDSEQPILTVPADDASVSRWFIVHTYSGFEHRVEQTIREMMRTAQEDGLIEEVVVPTEKIVELVKGEKKTSTRKFYPGYVMIKMVMNDKTWHLVQNIPRVTGFIGGKNQPTPMRDSEAQKILSMMVSRQEQPRPKYHFERGDDVRVIDGPFGGFNAVVEDVNYDKGKLRVSVSIFGRQTPVELDFVQVSKN from the coding sequence ATGACGAACGACTCTGAACAGCCCATCCTGACGGTTCCCGCCGACGACGCATCGGTTAGCCGATGGTTCATCGTGCATACCTATTCCGGATTCGAGCACCGCGTGGAGCAGACCATCCGGGAGATGATGCGCACGGCTCAGGAAGACGGCCTTATTGAAGAGGTCGTGGTTCCCACGGAAAAGATCGTGGAGCTGGTTAAGGGCGAGAAAAAGACTTCCACGCGGAAGTTCTATCCGGGCTACGTCATGATCAAGATGGTCATGAACGACAAGACTTGGCACCTGGTGCAAAACATTCCCCGGGTGACCGGTTTTATCGGCGGCAAGAACCAGCCTACCCCCATGCGCGACTCCGAGGCGCAAAAAATCCTGAGCATGATGGTCAGCCGACAGGAACAACCGCGTCCCAAATACCATTTCGAGCGCGGCGACGATGTGCGGGTGATCGACGGCCCCTTCGGGGGATTCAACGCCGTGGTGGAAGACGTCAACTACGACAAGGGAAAACTTCGGGTGTCCGTGTCCATCTTCGGCCGCCAGACCCCCGTGGAACTCGATTTCGTGCAGGTCAGCAAGAACTGA
- the ftsH gene encoding ATP-dependent zinc metalloprotease FtsH — translation MEKHQKFSIWYVIIAIWGVFLLNNLIVSSYGPKNLAYSDFLTALRNGEIVDVAITGDVISGTMKTTEKGEPKDAPFVTRRVDPSLSDELTKHNVTFRAQPESTFLRDLMSWVLPILLFFGIWYFMMQRMNPGGGVMAFGRNKAKVFAEKDIETRFTDVAGCDEAKDELKEIIDYLKEPERFQNLGGRMPKGVLLIGPPGTGKTLLARAVAGEAEVPFFSISGSEFVEMFVGVGAARVRELFTQAREKAPCIIFIDELDAIGKARGMAVVGGHDEREQTLNQLLVEMDGFDPRVGVIIMAATNRPETLDPALLRAGRFDRQVLVDKPDVAGRLAILEVHAKNVKLGPDADLSTIAKKTPGFSGADLANAVNEAALLAARRGKQVVEMADLDEAVDRIVGGLEKKNRVINPKEKEIVAFHETGHALVARFTPGADKVHKISIVPRGIGALGYTQQLPTEDRYLMTKAELYGRIDVLLGGRAAEALVFGDVSTGAHNDLQRATDIARAMVSEYGMGQTLGPATFPRQNRPMFLSPEQAPLAGREYSEATAALLDEEIKGILMERMDHVSDLLAARRPDLERVARKLLDQEVLDDAQFEALLDVAHVPGPAA, via the coding sequence ATGGAAAAACACCAAAAATTCTCCATCTGGTACGTCATCATCGCCATTTGGGGCGTATTTTTGCTCAACAACCTCATCGTCTCCTCCTACGGCCCCAAAAACCTGGCCTACAGCGATTTCCTCACCGCCCTGCGAAACGGGGAGATCGTGGACGTGGCCATCACCGGTGACGTCATTTCCGGGACCATGAAGACCACGGAGAAAGGCGAACCCAAAGACGCCCCCTTCGTCACCCGCCGCGTGGACCCCAGCCTGTCCGACGAGCTGACCAAGCACAACGTGACCTTCCGGGCCCAGCCCGAAAGCACCTTTCTGCGCGACCTCATGTCCTGGGTTTTGCCCATCCTGCTCTTTTTCGGCATCTGGTATTTCATGATGCAGCGCATGAATCCCGGCGGCGGGGTCATGGCCTTTGGCCGCAACAAGGCCAAGGTCTTCGCCGAAAAGGACATCGAGACCCGGTTTACCGACGTGGCCGGATGCGACGAGGCCAAAGACGAGCTCAAGGAAATCATCGACTACCTCAAAGAACCCGAGCGCTTCCAGAACCTCGGCGGCCGCATGCCCAAGGGCGTCTTGCTGATCGGCCCCCCGGGAACGGGCAAGACCCTTTTGGCCCGGGCCGTGGCCGGGGAGGCCGAGGTGCCCTTTTTCTCCATCTCCGGCTCGGAATTCGTGGAGATGTTCGTGGGCGTCGGCGCGGCGAGGGTGCGCGAGCTCTTCACCCAGGCCCGGGAAAAAGCCCCGTGCATCATCTTCATCGACGAACTCGACGCCATCGGCAAGGCCCGGGGCATGGCCGTGGTCGGCGGCCACGACGAACGCGAGCAGACCTTAAACCAGCTTTTGGTGGAGATGGACGGCTTCGACCCCCGGGTGGGGGTGATCATCATGGCCGCCACCAACCGGCCCGAGACCCTGGACCCGGCGCTTCTGCGGGCCGGGCGCTTCGACCGCCAGGTGTTGGTGGACAAGCCCGACGTGGCCGGGCGCCTGGCCATCCTTGAGGTCCACGCCAAAAACGTCAAACTCGGCCCGGATGCGGACCTGTCGACCATCGCCAAAAAGACCCCGGGGTTTTCCGGCGCGGACCTGGCCAACGCCGTGAACGAGGCCGCCCTTCTGGCCGCGAGGCGCGGCAAGCAGGTCGTGGAGATGGCCGACCTGGACGAGGCCGTGGACCGCATCGTGGGGGGCCTGGAAAAAAAGAACCGGGTCATCAATCCCAAGGAAAAAGAGATCGTGGCCTTTCACGAAACCGGCCACGCCCTGGTGGCCCGCTTCACCCCCGGGGCGGACAAGGTCCACAAGATCTCCATCGTGCCCCGGGGCATCGGGGCCCTGGGCTACACCCAGCAGTTGCCCACCGAGGACCGCTACCTCATGACCAAGGCCGAGCTTTACGGCCGCATCGACGTGCTCCTGGGCGGCCGGGCGGCCGAGGCCCTGGTGTTCGGCGACGTGTCCACGGGCGCGCACAACGACCTGCAACGGGCCACGGACATCGCCCGGGCCATGGTCAGCGAATACGGCATGGGCCAGACCCTGGGACCGGCCACCTTCCCGCGCCAAAACCGCCCCATGTTCCTGTCCCCGGAGCAGGCCCCCCTGGCCGGGCGGGAATACAGCGAGGCCACGGCCGCCCTCCTGGACGAAGAGATCAAGGGCATCCTCATGGAGCGCATGGACCATGTCTCGGATCTTCTGGCCGCCAGACGTCCGGACCTGGAGCGCGTGGCCCGCAAGCTCCTGGACCAGGAGGTTCTGGACGACGCCCAGTTCGAGGCCCTTTTGGATGTGGCCCATGTCCCCGGACCCGCCGCATGA
- the rplL gene encoding 50S ribosomal protein L7/L12: MSVTKEQVVEFISNMTVLELSEFIKELEEKFGVSAAAPAMAMAMVAPAAAEAAVEEEKTEFDVVLTGSGANKIGVIKVVRALTGLGLKEAKAKVDELPSTIKEAVAKAEAEDAKKQLEEAGAACEIK; the protein is encoded by the coding sequence ATGTCTGTCACCAAAGAGCAGGTCGTTGAGTTCATTTCCAATATGACCGTGTTGGAACTGTCCGAGTTCATCAAGGAGCTCGAAGAAAAGTTTGGCGTTTCCGCCGCCGCCCCGGCCATGGCCATGGCCATGGTTGCTCCGGCCGCCGCCGAGGCCGCCGTCGAAGAGGAGAAGACCGAATTCGACGTCGTGCTCACCGGTTCCGGCGCCAACAAGATCGGCGTCATCAAGGTCGTCCGGGCCCTGACCGGCCTGGGCCTCAAGGAAGCCAAGGCCAAGGTGGACGAGCTGCCCTCCACCATCAAGGAAGCCGTCGCCAAGGCGGAGGCCGAGGATGCCAAGAAACAGCTCGAGGAAGCCGGAGCCGCTTGCGAAATCAAGTAG
- the rplA gene encoding 50S ribosomal protein L1, with protein sequence MPKHGKNYRDAVKNIDLTAAYAVDEAMKMALAASFAKFDETVDVAMCLGVNPKYSDQMVRGAVTLPHGLGKVVRIVAFCKGDKEAEAKAAGADFAGADELIEKIKGGWLEFDKAVATPDMMASVGKIGKLLGPRGLMPNAKTGTVTFDIASAIGELKAGRVEFRVDKAGVLHAPLGKRSFGAEKLLENFKAVMDTVMRLKPSSAKGTYLKTMAMATTMGPGIKVDTVSIRKFLEG encoded by the coding sequence ATGCCCAAGCACGGAAAAAATTACCGCGATGCGGTGAAAAATATCGACCTGACAGCCGCATACGCAGTGGATGAGGCCATGAAGATGGCCCTTGCGGCCTCTTTCGCCAAATTCGACGAAACCGTCGATGTGGCCATGTGCCTGGGGGTCAACCCCAAGTACTCCGACCAGATGGTTCGCGGCGCCGTGACCCTGCCCCATGGTCTGGGCAAGGTGGTGCGCATCGTCGCCTTCTGCAAGGGCGACAAGGAAGCCGAGGCCAAAGCGGCCGGAGCGGACTTCGCCGGGGCCGACGAGCTCATCGAAAAAATCAAGGGCGGCTGGCTGGAGTTCGACAAGGCCGTGGCCACCCCGGACATGATGGCTTCGGTGGGCAAGATCGGAAAGCTCCTCGGCCCCCGGGGGCTCATGCCCAATGCCAAGACCGGCACCGTGACCTTCGACATCGCTTCGGCCATCGGGGAACTCAAGGCCGGGCGTGTGGAGTTTCGGGTGGACAAGGCCGGTGTGCTGCATGCCCCCCTGGGCAAGCGCTCCTTCGGCGCCGAGAAGCTGCTCGAGAACTTCAAGGCCGTCATGGACACCGTCATGCGGCTCAAGCCCTCTTCCGCCAAGGGAACCTACCTGAAGACCATGGCCATGGCCACCACCATGGGCCCGGGCATCAAGGTGGACACGGTGTCCATTCGCAAGTTCCTGGAAGGATAA
- the rpmG gene encoding 50S ribosomal protein L33 produces the protein MRINIQLQCTECKRRNYATEKNKKNTTGRMEIKKYCPFDHKHTVHRETK, from the coding sequence ATGCGCATCAATATCCAGTTGCAGTGCACCGAGTGCAAGCGTCGGAACTACGCCACGGAAAAAAACAAGAAAAACACCACCGGTCGGATGGAGATCAAGAAGTATTGTCCCTTCGACCACAAGCATACCGTCCACCGCGAAACCAAGTAG